In a single window of the Deinococcus reticulitermitis genome:
- a CDS encoding helix-turn-helix domain-containing protein, which produces MTRARILLMVHRGVTDSDIKEALGISVQMVQATRKRFALGGLDAAL; this is translated from the coding sequence ATGACCCGCGCCCGGATTCTGCTGATGGTGCACCGAGGGGTTACCGACTCAGACATCAAAGAAGCCCTTGGAATCAGCGTCCAGATGGTGCAAGCGACTCGGAAGCGCTTTGCCCTGGGAGGCCTGGATGCGGCGCTCTT